AGCTTAAACTTCGCATACCGGCTTTGATAACTAGCTCGTAGTTAAATTACAACGTTATGAAAATGGTACAATACAATTACTTTATCCAATACCCTCggagtaaaaatatacatatgcgAGAAGCGCTCTtgtgtaatttcaataactcGGGTTGTAAGAACATTAACTAGatgtgtttaaaaacatttgaaatctGATCGCATTGTAGATAGTCAAACAATGCCTATAACCTCTACATAACGGAAACCTTTATAAGAATTGAAAACCTTTGAAAGAATTATGGcatgaaaaaatatcaacattttggAGAGTATGAAAACATCGACTAACCCGCTAGTAAGCCGTATATAAGAAACATGTATTCCAGTCTCGGCATAAGACTAGTCAGTGTCCAGCCGGCCGCCGTCAAGACGCCGCCGACGACCACCATCGTCTGACAGAAGAACCGAGAACTCAAGGCACTCGACACCGGACCTGTGTTAGAAATAACTTATGTTGAAAATGTAGAAAGAGGCATCATGGAGACAAAACGAAAATGGTTAAATTTGGGCATTGGCGTTTTTAATCAATATAGTCCGCCTCTATTTTAAAAACTCCTCGGGTCGATCCGCGATCGTTGGCATATTCGAGTGGTCAATCCCCCAAAATGGACACCAGCATgatttatagtttatttttatacaataaccTTCGCCTTTTTTAAGTTCcccaattatttttaattgttactTTATATTTACACGGTACCTAACAGCAGTCCCATGGTGTTTGCCATGGAGCCGACCCAGGCTGTTTTACCGGAGCTCTCCTGAAACACGTCGAGCAGCTATACGTATATCACACCAAAGCTGTTGACTGCTCCGCCGATCAGAAAGTTCAATACTGTTGCGCCTGTGAAAAATGTAAGTCTTATAAATGCTAGAAATTGAAAACATCTAGGTAATACCTAAGTTGAACATCGGTAAGATGTTCCGATTCATTGGGAAAATTATTCAATAGAATGCCAGAATTACTCCTGGAATGTTTCGTTCCATATTCAATGACTTAATGCGTACTTTGATAAGAtgtaccttttgcgttttatttttttttaggatttttgggataagagtgaggtttgtgcacataaactggtttaaacccccagtatatttgcatttttctgACCGTTACAAAGCTGTACCTAACAacccttgataaacatacctagttttttaaagatagtatgtttgcactgtgctgtttgtggagttttgtgctgttcttccatgtttcttgtttgtgattttatgttctatgtctttggcgtttacccagtgccattaaaccgggtttatgtttaaactgtttgctactgagcttgtttctttagcttttcgcataaatattaagcGATAATTGATCCCGATTTTATTCCAAAAACATAATTCTAAAATACGTTGAAAAATCCTGTTAGTATTAAAGGTGGTTCAGTTTTGCCATTTTCAGCTATTCTTTTTTATCGCTTTGCCAGAACAAAAGACGATAATAATAGTTTTCTCGTCTTTTAATGTTGAGACTAAAAAGCTGAACGGCAGCATAAAGaagtgatattatttgaataagcATCGTTCTTCATCgtatttcctttattttaaaatcgccTTCACAAGAACCCAACAACGAAAAGACGTCAAAACGCCAAACGTCGTCTTTTTGCTCTTACGCCCgtgaaacaattaaaaagacattattGGCAGACACAGGCATGCAAGTAAAGTTACTTACAATATTGAAGATCTGGCCGAAAAATAGCGTAGATGATGTTAGATTTAAGgggtaaaaatgattttaagtcATCAATTATGTGACCAATTAATACACATGACTTACGGATGACAATGACCAAGCCCCAGCCGCCGTCGGGAGCGGAAGCACCAACGCAGCGAAGCTTCATGGTTTCATCAGGAGTGGGAGGACCAATTCGTCTGCGCTTTGTTGTATTTTCATGACCAAAGCGCTTGCGCTCGGTGCCATCATCCGGAGCGGTAGGACTAATTCGGCTGTGTTCTGTGGCATCATCCGGAGCGGTAGGACCAATTTGGCTGCGATATGTGGCATCGTTCGGAGAGATAGGACATATTCGGCTTCGCTCGGTGGCATCGTCCGGAGAGGTAGGACAAATTCGGCTGCGCTCAGAGGCATCGTCCTGTGCGGGAGGACCAATGCGATGGCGCTCAGTTGCATTTGTCGTGAAGGATTTCACATACATAACCAATTTTTAAAAGAAGGAAAGTATTGATATAGTTCAgcttgatgatgatgatgatgatgatgatgatgatgatgatgatgatgatgatgatgatgatgatggtgatgatgatgatgatgatgaagacaaTAAAGATGAGCATATAAGTCgtttttttaattcttgaatCACTTTTATATACAGGTACCTTTTTTATTAGTTACATTTTCTTAGGAAACATTggtgtttttaaaacaacaaccaTAAACGAACATGTCTTTGCTTCACATTTCAAGTTTGAACAGATTCCTTAAATTTGGTGCATTTGTCATTTCGTAAATAATATACTGGATAGATATTGGAAGCTATgtgcatgtatttaaaaaaaaaacgattacAACAAGCAAGTAAAAAGATCCACCATAGATTGGGTGTTTCTTAAACCATCACGTTAGAGCATACTTTACCGCTTTGTTCGTAATTTTAGTTCGGAATCGGATATATTTAGAGGtacttttatatacatgtagaaacgCATTCACTCCTTGTAGGAACAAAGGGTATTTTCGAGGAAAAGGTCACATGGATGACTATTAACAGACACGCTCGCGAGGTTGCGACAACTCCATGTACgggtatgtatatataagtgtGTGCTTTCTCGTGTATAACGTCACCCAGGTTTGTACACATGTCTAATATATTGTATGGTAGCACGAGGGGATTGATCAGCGCGCCTATCAGTTTAAGTTTAAAGATGAATAAGGCAAACTAATGTTAAACTCAGCTTCAAATTTTACCTGTATGTGTAGCTACACCTGCAAGTACACGTCGTGTTTCGCAAACTCGCTGTGTGTCGAAAATGTGCGTACATTCACACTGGATATTCAAGTTTAACTTTCGATTTGCTCTCTTCTAGTAagttgaaaggcacattttccGATATTTTCTCTGACGTATTCTTTGTACGCCCGTGTTTACGTTAAGAGACGACGATGGCATTCCAAAATTGCAAGACTAGAGCGAATGTATACTATGACACAACGTCGCTGATTTGTTCACGGCGGTATGCAATGCGCACTGAATGACAAACGGTCATTGACATATCCCATCTTGACGTAtaccaaattaatattttgtaaaccgaaattaagtaagttgttttacatttagaaatatACAAATACTTATGTTTTATTAGTTGGATAAACAGAAATGCTCAATTTGTTATGTATATGCAAAAATATtgtgaacaaaattgaaaattatcatTCTATCAATACGAAAGTAGCTCGATCGAAAATGCCAGAAGTTTTATATCAGGTATTCGTCGAGCGACCTATCCTTGTCCAGGTTTGCCTTTAATGACGctttaattcttaaaataacCATACTTAAGGCACTATAACAGATCGAGAGcatataataaagatatttcaaaatagcaaatacaaaagaaaacacagttgattaaaaacaacaccaaacgGATTTCCCTGAAATTTCTTATCTTGTTGACACCTTAATAATTCATCACCAACGAACTTGTGAATGTTGTCAAATTTTGAACGAGTTTAAAGACAGATTATCGAATAAATATCATAACACGTGTGTTACATAGTTTGTTCTCTTTAGATCATAACTTCTCTGTCAGGTTAGAGTGAAACCACATAATTGTTAACGTTTTGTGAGGTTTCAAGTCAGGgaaacatatatgtttacatatcgAGTTATATATAAGGCAGTGAAGATGTCAAGGAGGACGTCCTCCACTGAGCGGCTCTGGACGGCCTTCAAAAGCCGTCCCAGCCAAGTGTCGATAGCCGGTTGCCCGCAGTAGAACGGAATGTTCAGCTCCTTCAGAATAAAGTTGTACATTCGGCTTGTAcctgaagaaataaaaacagataaaataaCCATATGTAAGTTATGCTTAGATCGTTACGAGTGGTCGTTAATCACCAAACAGAATAATGTAATAATGTTGTTATTGctttatataactatattattttATCGTTTACCGGTAATTGGTTTATACATGTACCAAccgttttaaaatgatataatgtgCAATATTATACTGTTACGTATCACAAATTTTAAATAGGCAGTATCAGTACCTTTTCCCATGTATTTCGATGCATCCATTTCTCCGTTGCATGCCCGTTTGTAGATGTTTTGCATCCGTTCGTACACAACCATCTCCGAAGCAGCCTTTGTCACTTTCATTCCCGAGGCTTCCTTGAGAGCCACTATCCGTTCATCGCACAGGAACATAAGATCGTACCACTCCGTCTTCTCTAACAAATTGGTGGCCACCGGGTACTGTTCCCGGAGCTAATCGGCCTCCTCAATGGCGAAATTCCGTAGGAGTCGGAAGTCCACGGCCTGGGTGGTTAGACACAACAGGTTAGTTACCATCATCTGTACGATCTCAATCGCCTCCGCTGTCAGCCGCGCGTTTACCAGTGCCATCGAATTAACGGACTGGTTGTGTGTCTCAGCGCTTACCACGTGGTTGGTCATGGGGTTCACAAAGTGGTCAAGCTCCGACATGTACGAAGCCATCGCTGTATCGCAGCCTTTGAATCCAAAGTCGAGATTTATATCACATTCGCTGAGATTCGGAGGTAGTCCAAAGTTTAGTTTTACGTTCACAACTTCTTGAAACTGAGCAAGGAGCAGTTTCCCACACACACCCAATAGTGATACGCCTACAGGCATCGACAAGAGTCTCGGCGACGGGCCCTGAAAGCTCACAAAACGTTAACAATTATGTGATTTCGCTCTAACATGACAGAGAAGTTATGATCTAAAGAGAACAAACTATGTTACACACGTGTTATGATGTTTATTCGATAATCTGTCTTGAAACTCGTACATTATTTTGACAACATTCACAAGTTCGTTGGTGATAAATTATTAAGGTGTCAACAAGATAAGAAATTTCATGGAAATCcgtttggtgttgtttttaatcaacTGTGTTTCCTTTTGTATTTGctattttgaaatatctttattagagtttaaacaaagataacttcactatttcttcatcattttaaatgaaatatagcgcagtctacgtatacgccgcttacggagccccgcgttcggtattttaccagagtttgattgagagtttagtttcttaaaacacttcgacaaacctttccgcattacggccgtctgacggagcactgtcaaaacattattttgaaatcatgtttgtcgaagtgtttgatgaaactatttaccttatcaaactctggtaataaaacaaagaatggGTTCTTTGAGCatcatagactgccctttgtttataTTGGTGtagaaaaacaaaagttatctttgttttaagtgttcattttcagcaaaatgttgccttccgacggaGCATATATGGCGTagtttatcacatggtatacacacactggttttTCGAAACTAATAATGTTAATGAAGACACTCAATAAGGGTATGTAAAGCTTAATAATCATATTTCGCTAATGGAATCAAACAACTAATAAACCGTCCAAAACTGGTTTCAGCGCGTGATCAATCTTCAgttgttcataaaaaaaaatatgtacctTTGCAACGGATGTTGTCGCTTACAAAATTTGGGTTTGGTGTAAAATTAACTGATATtgatagtttttaataatttaacagATATGTTAACCAGTTCGTACTAATGCAcacagataaatatatttggaaatgcaATGAAATCGCcgaagtttgtttttttcgaagaaaatggtagcgtttaaaggtccgccgacttttctatgtatttttaAGCATAACCAAACACGAATGGCTTTGTTTTTTGGTtgtataacaaattaaataaacacctGATTAGATCATGCCGTCCACATCCTTATGTTTTGATTAATTGTACAAAAAGGCCTGTCTAAATTGATCGACCAAAATAATATTCTATAATTCAACAACATActgtaatatttgtttactttatcATAATTAACATGCTGCTGATTACGTTCTTACTTCACATAAATAAcagtcatatatatttttagtttcaACATTAGTGCATGCTTCCCTGTGATTGGCGGGCAAACCAAAGTATATCTGTCATCATACAATCAATAATTCAGGTGAACTATATTTAACTCTCACTAagcataatttataaaattgtagCCGGAACTAGTTGTCATGATATCCGTGTTTTATGTTTACGTTTCGAACAGCCCTCTCTGTGTCATCTCGACCATCTCCAGTTCGTAGAAAAAGCCGAGTCTGATTCGATTTCCGGATATATCCATCGCTTTCGTGTAATGTGGTAGCTAGCACAGTTAAACTAATATCCTGGTAGGATGGCCAGTGGCTCCTATATATAACATGGCGCACTGGGAACTGGCATCACACATTCATGATAAGCTTACTGTTCGGTATAGTttaaagtaattcattgttttacttGTTCGAAGGGTTCAGAGAGAAAGATAAAAGGGACAGTTAAATACCATTTTATATTCgccttaaacaaataaaggTATGTAAGGTTtactggaaaaaaatattttacacatttatctttattataattttaaatattaaaggatTCTATTTCCTAAATAATTTTcaaggatttttttctttttatgatGTCGTTTGTATTGGAAGAAATTGCATTACTGAAATAAGCGTGGaatttaatgaatacatttaatttaatttcgtGGAAAAATTACAGAGGCAAAACCGTAACCTTAATGGAATAGAAATT
The DNA window shown above is from Mya arenaria isolate MELC-2E11 chromosome 6, ASM2691426v1 and carries:
- the LOC128237616 gene encoding uncharacterized protein LOC128237616 — protein: MPVGVSLLGVCGKLLLAQFQEVVNVKLNFGLPPNLSECDINLDFGFKGCDTAMASYMSELDHFVNPMTNHVVSAETHNQSVNSMALVNARLTAEAIEIVQMMVTNLLCLTTQAVDFRLLRNFAIEEAD